A single region of the Gopherus evgoodei ecotype Sinaloan lineage chromosome 3, rGopEvg1_v1.p, whole genome shotgun sequence genome encodes:
- the LOC115649426 gene encoding protein PXR1-like encodes MSKYLLGLVNESLPGSRGSLELGGRGEDSPKSKSKKRKKEKRNKKKRKKENKLKKKKEKKKKREKSGPVQLSKYLKDKKKTENYSMITGKKIKMKIKKSKKDKERDRNRAELLDFLNSAL; translated from the exons ATGTCCAAATACCTCCTGGGCCTGGTAAACGAGTCGCTCCCAGGTAGCAGGGGCTCCCTGGAACTGGGGGGCCGGGGTGAAG atTCTCCCAAGTCTAaatcaaagaaaaggaaaaaagaaaaacgcAACAAAAAG aagaggaagaaagagaacaagctgaagaaaaagaaagagaagaaaaaaaagagagagaaatcagggCCTGTCCAGCTTTCCAAG TACCTTAAAGACAAAAAGAAGACCGAAAACTACAGTAtgataacaggaaaaaaaattaagatgaaaATAAAGAAGAGTAAAAAGGATAAAGAG AGAGACCGAAACCGTGCTGAACTCCTCGATTTCCTAAACTCTGCCTTGTAA
- the LOC115649055 gene encoding uncharacterized protein LOC115649055 translates to MIAAPPRENPLVTWLRAYALQEVLIGNLSDVPPSHDCVACTRPKASEGGSPFLWEFLPLTNLTPQHPASACNNTDWVHRPLFTCNTTSDDRRPNSFAPVAVTGPLPAAPCIVFFGFSNPTPLGQYPNCTQWFIGPRPNSNPKKGSSRYRTEFTRTSVALWEQHCPDCSTRIPKGGMCHRATRHKGRRALSPPSPLLLLTTQTTNSHRMGATQVSHRDGHRRVHTV, encoded by the exons ATGATTGCCGCCCCGCCTCGAGAAAACCCCCTGGTTACCTGGTTGAGAGCCTACGCCCTACAGGAGGTCCTCATCGGGAACCTGTCAGATGTCCCCCCATCACACGATTGTGTTGCCTGTACAAGACCaaaggcctcagagggagggtcccccttcctctgggagtTCCTCCCCCTCACGAACCTGACTCCACAGCATCCAGCTTCAGCCTGCAACAACACAGACTGGGTTCATCGGCCTCTGTTCACGTGCAACACCACCAGCGACGACCGAAGACCCAACTCATTCGCCCCTGTTGCGGTGACaggaccactcccagcagccccctgcatcgTGTTCTTTGGCTTCTCCAATCCCACTCCGTTGGGGCAGTATCCCAATTGCACCCAATGGTTCATAGGACCTCGGCCTAACTCAAACCCCAAGAAAGGAAGCTCAAGATACCGCACTGAGTTCACCAG GACAAGTGTGGCTCTGTGGGAACAACATTGCCCGGACTGCTCTACCCGCATTCCCAAAGGGGGTATGTGCCATCGGGCAACTCGTCATAAAGGGAGGAGGGCTCTTTCACCACCGTCGCCCCTTCTTCTCCTCACCACGCAAACGACGAACAGCCACCGCATGGGAGCGACTCAAGTCAGCCACCGAGATGGTCATAGGAGGGTACATACAGTTTAA
- the LOC115649054 gene encoding pinin-like isoform X3, producing MDNRHDEKCGTPCATSHEEMKVRGKDKRKRKRSRSRSSSISSTSSASTTTTSSSCSSSRSSSSSSSRSSSSGRDVSLRATSYAPAERLHQIRRRTRRSKEDIFRELLQSTDAADSESRAWRETINEKLRMDSQERRQGQERMIKLMEDQTEMLRSLIALQAEHIRAQLPL from the exons ATGGATAACAGACATGATGAGAAATGTGGAACACCATGCGCTACATCACACGAAGAGATGAAAGTCAGAG GGAAAGACAAGAGAAAGCGAAAACGCAGCCGAAGCAGATCATCATCCATTTCATCAACATCATCTGCTAGTACTACTACTACATCCTCCTCGTGCTCTTCATCAAGATCTTCCTCTTCTTCAAGCAGCAGAAGcagttcaagtggcagag ATGTGTCCTTGAGGGCCACCTCCTACGCACCGGCGGAGCGCCTTCATCAGATAAGGAGGCGAACCAGGAGGAGTAAGGAGGACATATTTAGAGAACTGCTGCAATCAACCGATGCTGCAGACAGCGAGAGCAGAGCGTGGAGAGAGACGATCAATGAAAAACTTAGAATGGATAGCCAGGAGAGGAGACAGGGGCAAGAGCGGATGATAAAGCTGATGGAGGACCAAACAGAAATGCTGAGGTCACTGATTGCACTGCAGGCAGAGCACATCCGTGCTCAACTTCCCCTGTAG
- the LOC115649054 gene encoding pinin-like isoform X2, with protein MLIYIRRAPVDLSSLASETGRAERGSREPAPCVGRGPPQLLCWAGAGRTHHVRDMDNRHDEKCGTPCATSHEEMKVRGKDKRKRKRSRSRSSSISSTSSASTTTTSSSCSSSRSSSSSSSRSSSSGRDVSLRATSYAPAERLHQIRRRTRRSKEDIFRELLQSTDAADSESRAWRETINEKLRMDSQERRQGQERMIKLMEDQTEMLRSLIALQAEHIRAQLPL; from the exons ATGCTCATTTACATACGGCGCGCGCCCGTTGATTTATCCTCATTAGCTTCTGAGACAGGCCGCGCAGAACGTGGCAGCCGTGAGCCCGCCCCCTGCGTTGGGCGTGGCCCCCCGCAGCTGCTCTGTTGGGCGGGGGCTGGCCGCACGCACCATGTGCGAG ATATGGATAACAGACATGATGAGAAATGTGGAACACCATGCGCTACATCACACGAAGAGATGAAAGTCAGAG GGAAAGACAAGAGAAAGCGAAAACGCAGCCGAAGCAGATCATCATCCATTTCATCAACATCATCTGCTAGTACTACTACTACATCCTCCTCGTGCTCTTCATCAAGATCTTCCTCTTCTTCAAGCAGCAGAAGcagttcaagtggcagag ATGTGTCCTTGAGGGCCACCTCCTACGCACCGGCGGAGCGCCTTCATCAGATAAGGAGGCGAACCAGGAGGAGTAAGGAGGACATATTTAGAGAACTGCTGCAATCAACCGATGCTGCAGACAGCGAGAGCAGAGCGTGGAGAGAGACGATCAATGAAAAACTTAGAATGGATAGCCAGGAGAGGAGACAGGGGCAAGAGCGGATGATAAAGCTGATGGAGGACCAAACAGAAATGCTGAGGTCACTGATTGCACTGCAGGCAGAGCACATCCGTGCTCAACTTCCCCTGTAG
- the LOC115649054 gene encoding pinin-like isoform X1 codes for MLIYIRRAPVDLSSLASETGRAERGSREPAPCVGRGPPQLLCWAGAGRTHHVRVDMDNRHDEKCGTPCATSHEEMKVRGKDKRKRKRSRSRSSSISSTSSASTTTTSSSCSSSRSSSSSSSRSSSSGRDVSLRATSYAPAERLHQIRRRTRRSKEDIFRELLQSTDAADSESRAWRETINEKLRMDSQERRQGQERMIKLMEDQTEMLRSLIALQAEHIRAQLPL; via the exons ATGCTCATTTACATACGGCGCGCGCCCGTTGATTTATCCTCATTAGCTTCTGAGACAGGCCGCGCAGAACGTGGCAGCCGTGAGCCCGCCCCCTGCGTTGGGCGTGGCCCCCCGCAGCTGCTCTGTTGGGCGGGGGCTGGCCGCACGCACCATGTGCGAG TAGATATGGATAACAGACATGATGAGAAATGTGGAACACCATGCGCTACATCACACGAAGAGATGAAAGTCAGAG GGAAAGACAAGAGAAAGCGAAAACGCAGCCGAAGCAGATCATCATCCATTTCATCAACATCATCTGCTAGTACTACTACTACATCCTCCTCGTGCTCTTCATCAAGATCTTCCTCTTCTTCAAGCAGCAGAAGcagttcaagtggcagag ATGTGTCCTTGAGGGCCACCTCCTACGCACCGGCGGAGCGCCTTCATCAGATAAGGAGGCGAACCAGGAGGAGTAAGGAGGACATATTTAGAGAACTGCTGCAATCAACCGATGCTGCAGACAGCGAGAGCAGAGCGTGGAGAGAGACGATCAATGAAAAACTTAGAATGGATAGCCAGGAGAGGAGACAGGGGCAAGAGCGGATGATAAAGCTGATGGAGGACCAAACAGAAATGCTGAGGTCACTGATTGCACTGCAGGCAGAGCACATCCGTGCTCAACTTCCCCTGTAG